A genomic region of Serratia fonticola contains the following coding sequences:
- a CDS encoding fimbrial protein — MKKNFAAVLMAMTLATTGSAFAADGTVEFTGKITDTACTIATPKVLVPFGTVASSSFAKVGDMASSKSFQIKLDDCPASTATVRFDAVQDGTNPDLFSIGNGSSAAGVGINLFDADNNVIRPNNDSGNYTLIAGSNTLDFVAKLKSTEASVTVGDILASADFTIVYQ; from the coding sequence ATGAAAAAGAATTTTGCAGCAGTTTTGATGGCAATGACACTGGCAACTACCGGTAGCGCGTTTGCTGCTGATGGCACCGTTGAGTTTACTGGTAAAATCACGGATACCGCTTGTACCATTGCTACGCCGAAAGTATTGGTACCGTTCGGTACTGTTGCATCATCCAGCTTTGCAAAAGTGGGTGATATGGCATCATCAAAAAGCTTCCAGATCAAGCTGGATGATTGCCCTGCTTCCACCGCTACTGTTCGCTTCGATGCGGTACAGGATGGCACCAACCCAGACTTGTTCTCTATCGGTAATGGGAGTAGCGCTGCAGGTGTGGGCATTAACCTGTTTGATGCGGATAACAACGTGATTCGTCCTAATAACGATTCCGGTAACTATACCCTGATTGCAGGTAGCAACACGCTGGATTTCGTTGCCAAATTGAAGTCAACGGAAGCCTCTGTGACCGTTGGTGATATTTTGGCCTCTGCTGACTTTACTATCGTTTACCAATAA
- a CDS encoding molecular chaperone, with the protein MLRLILSAILLCTMSSSYASITLGATRVIYEGGKKEASISLGNKGDEIPYLIQSWVTKFDDTNKNTPFVITPPLFKLPSETENLIRISYVREVLPQDRESLFALNINAIPAIDKKEQSRILIATKSVLKLIYRPAALSNKEAATAYEKVTAMRTKDAIRLHNPTPYYINIGMFKVDDKALKNVGYIAPFSDKVITGANNNARNITLKAINDYGGLTTGKIVNIQG; encoded by the coding sequence ATGTTACGACTTATTTTATCCGCTATTCTCTTGTGTACGATGTCGTCATCATATGCATCTATTACTCTGGGAGCTACGCGCGTTATTTATGAGGGTGGGAAAAAGGAGGCTTCTATTAGCCTGGGTAATAAAGGTGACGAGATACCCTATCTCATTCAATCATGGGTAACTAAATTTGATGATACAAATAAAAATACCCCCTTTGTTATTACACCACCATTATTCAAGTTGCCTTCTGAAACAGAGAATCTGATTCGTATATCCTACGTCAGAGAGGTTTTGCCTCAGGATAGAGAGAGCTTATTTGCATTAAATATCAATGCGATACCTGCTATTGACAAGAAAGAGCAAAGCAGGATCCTCATCGCTACAAAAAGCGTCTTAAAACTAATCTATCGGCCGGCAGCGCTATCTAATAAAGAAGCGGCCACTGCCTATGAAAAGGTGACGGCGATGCGCACTAAAGATGCAATCAGGCTGCACAATCCAACGCCTTACTATATCAATATAGGAATGTTTAAAGTAGACGATAAGGCGTTGAAAAATGTCGGTTATATCGCCCCTTTCAGCGACAAAGTTATTACAGGTGCCAACAATAATGCACGAAATATCACTCTGAAGGCAATTAATGACTATGGCGGGCTGACCACAGGGAAAATAGTGAATATTCAGGGTTGA
- a CDS encoding fimbria/pilus outer membrane usher protein, with protein sequence MKIKNIVGFMICCFSSGGYAELYFDANALNLSDEEKKQLNLSELMQPEAQIPGEYSVDILVNGQEALTQKVRFALCGSRLCPELDVSLLTRIGVKTDAFPALMTLSPARPVANLADYIPGASADFDFSHMALKLSIPQAAMINQARGDIPPEKWQDGLNMAFVNYNLTGAYDAGKTGQGDNQYLNLRSGVNVGPWRARHYGYYNRNSQTGTHWNSLQSFIERDIRQLRSRLTIGESATQGLVFDSFSFKGMGLATDSEMLPESQRGFAPVIRGIAMSNAQVEVWQKNNLIYQTYVSPGEFAISDLYPTSTSGDLRVIIREENGNERTFTQPFSAAPTMIRQGQMQFAITGGEYASESPSAKRARFAQGEVVYGVLNGTTLYAGAIGAEHYAALALGSGQSLGTLGALSFDITAAKATLQDGQEKKGQSYQFRYSKNITATDTIMTLAGYRYSTENYYSFEDASEYWQRSANMFNGSPKNRMQLTMSQSLGSYGSLSFSAYQQDYWRGSQGKNQSLMASYNVNVRGVSLNVGYSNNRSRNNQESDRVWSVNASMPLSQWLSSGNNSMHLSLNTLRAENGRMASSAMLSGSALEDRNLSYSVSQSDTRGESGQGSQANSAATLQYVGSRVTANAGYSNNNGSNHRFNYGLQGAIVAHPYGVTLGQNLNDDGGSALVRAPGASQVKISNAQGLYTDSRGYAIVPYLSQYRSNTVVLDSQTLKDDVDVNNPIRQVVPNKGALVLADYKTKIGHRVFLTLTRTNGKVPFGAVVSAGDSVTGIVNEQGEVFLNGVEDRSLIKASWGGGQGCSVPLDVSNVKKVNGIALLTLKCQ encoded by the coding sequence ATGAAAATAAAAAATATCGTTGGTTTCATGATTTGTTGTTTTTCTTCGGGAGGCTATGCCGAGCTTTATTTCGATGCCAATGCGCTGAACCTCTCCGATGAAGAAAAGAAGCAACTTAACCTATCTGAGCTGATGCAACCAGAAGCTCAAATTCCCGGTGAATATTCCGTTGATATTTTAGTTAATGGCCAGGAAGCCTTAACCCAAAAAGTACGTTTCGCCTTGTGTGGCTCCCGGTTATGTCCCGAGCTGGACGTGTCATTGCTGACGCGTATTGGCGTAAAAACCGATGCTTTTCCGGCGTTGATGACGTTATCTCCTGCGCGCCCTGTCGCCAATCTGGCAGATTATATCCCAGGTGCATCGGCGGACTTCGATTTTAGCCATATGGCGCTGAAACTGAGCATTCCCCAGGCAGCAATGATTAATCAAGCCCGAGGGGATATACCACCGGAAAAGTGGCAGGACGGCTTGAATATGGCCTTTGTGAATTACAATCTGACAGGGGCGTACGATGCTGGAAAAACGGGACAGGGCGACAATCAATACCTGAATCTGCGCAGTGGCGTCAACGTAGGGCCCTGGCGCGCACGTCACTACGGCTATTACAACCGCAACAGCCAAACGGGTACGCATTGGAACTCACTGCAAAGCTTTATTGAGCGTGATATCCGGCAATTACGTTCGCGTCTGACCATTGGGGAATCGGCTACCCAGGGGTTAGTGTTCGATAGTTTCAGCTTCAAAGGGATGGGGTTAGCGACGGATAGCGAAATGCTGCCGGAAAGCCAGCGTGGCTTTGCCCCCGTTATTCGCGGTATTGCAATGAGTAATGCCCAGGTAGAAGTGTGGCAAAAAAATAATCTGATCTACCAGACATACGTTTCACCTGGCGAATTTGCGATTTCTGATCTCTATCCGACCTCAACCAGCGGTGACCTGAGAGTCATTATCCGCGAAGAAAATGGCAATGAGCGTACCTTTACCCAACCGTTTTCGGCCGCACCCACCATGATCAGGCAAGGGCAGATGCAATTTGCTATCACTGGGGGGGAATACGCCAGTGAATCTCCATCGGCCAAGCGTGCTCGCTTTGCGCAGGGCGAAGTGGTCTATGGGGTACTGAATGGAACGACGCTTTATGCGGGTGCTATTGGCGCTGAACACTACGCAGCGCTGGCGCTCGGGAGTGGGCAATCTTTGGGTACTTTGGGGGCACTTTCTTTTGATATTACCGCTGCCAAGGCGACATTGCAGGATGGGCAGGAAAAAAAGGGCCAGTCCTACCAGTTCCGATACAGTAAAAATATCACCGCCACCGACACCATTATGACGTTGGCTGGCTACCGTTATAGTACGGAGAATTACTACAGTTTTGAAGATGCCAGCGAGTACTGGCAACGTTCGGCGAATATGTTCAACGGTTCTCCCAAGAACCGTATGCAGCTCACGATGAGCCAGAGTCTCGGCAGTTATGGCAGTTTATCCTTTTCAGCCTATCAGCAGGATTATTGGCGTGGCAGTCAGGGCAAGAATCAATCATTGATGGCGAGCTATAACGTCAATGTCCGAGGCGTCTCGCTGAATGTTGGTTATAGCAATAACCGTAGTCGAAACAACCAAGAGAGCGATCGTGTCTGGTCAGTGAATGCCAGCATGCCATTAAGCCAATGGCTGTCGTCGGGCAATAACAGTATGCATCTCAGCCTCAATACGCTTCGCGCCGAGAATGGCCGTATGGCCAGTTCAGCAATGCTGTCCGGTTCCGCATTAGAAGACAGAAATCTGAGCTACAGCGTTTCACAAAGCGATACTCGTGGTGAGTCAGGGCAAGGTAGCCAGGCCAACAGTGCGGCAACGTTGCAGTATGTCGGATCACGGGTGACGGCCAACGCAGGTTATTCTAATAACAACGGCAGCAATCACCGGTTCAACTATGGTTTGCAAGGGGCGATCGTTGCGCATCCTTATGGTGTGACGCTGGGCCAAAATCTGAATGATGATGGTGGCAGCGCATTGGTACGTGCTCCAGGGGCCAGTCAGGTAAAAATCAGCAATGCTCAGGGCTTGTATACCGACTCGCGCGGTTACGCCATTGTGCCCTACCTGTCTCAGTATCGTAGCAATACGGTAGTGCTGGACTCTCAAACTCTGAAGGATGACGTAGACGTCAATAATCCGATTCGTCAGGTGGTTCCCAATAAGGGGGCGTTGGTGTTGGCGGACTACAAAACGAAGATTGGTCATCGGGTATTTCTCACTTTAACCCGCACTAATGGAAAGGTTCCCTTCGGTGCTGTCGTGAGTGCCGGCGATTCAGTGACAGGCATTGTCAATGAACAAGGGGAAGTTTTCCTGAACGGTGTGGAAGATCGCAGCCTGATTAAAGCCAGCTGGGGGGGAGGGCAAGGTTGCTCCGTGCCTCTGGATGTTTCCAACGTCAAAAAAGTTAATGGAATCGCATTGCTCACGCTGAAGTGTCAATAA
- a CDS encoding fimbrial protein: MMKTALLLAASLAANVAHSACEFLGELTIGIATITIPDQTIGAGTVSGSELYTYNFPPSLAASNTGVAASDFLLKCTAGESLIWGDSEYEMISGGNGYGYLKTGIDNLYIRAYTAGGSTSSLRFPTASGGEFSRTVSTLNNGNPRWADIGNMRFVLERVGPVTQGGIIPAKILSSWRTSDGSPLLFIRNSAFTVNVQGCSVSTKNVSVPMGTVHRSKFRGVGSTAGHGEGNIALQCDAAVAPTVTFSGAHDPETSAEVLALNNLGDANVASGVGIQMLYKNTPITLDSPIALGKLSGPMAVNIPFSARYYQTASTIKGGDANATAYFTINYE; the protein is encoded by the coding sequence ATGATGAAAACCGCTTTATTACTGGCTGCATCCTTAGCGGCAAATGTGGCCCATTCAGCCTGCGAATTTCTGGGCGAGTTGACCATAGGTATTGCAACCATAACGATACCTGACCAAACCATTGGGGCAGGAACAGTGTCTGGTTCTGAGCTTTATACTTATAATTTTCCGCCTAGCCTTGCCGCCAGCAATACCGGAGTTGCTGCATCAGATTTTCTGCTGAAATGTACCGCGGGTGAAAGCCTGATCTGGGGAGATAGCGAATATGAGATGATCTCGGGAGGCAATGGTTATGGTTATCTGAAAACCGGCATTGATAATCTGTATATACGGGCATACACCGCAGGTGGGTCAACCTCTTCATTACGTTTTCCGACCGCCAGTGGGGGCGAGTTTTCACGTACGGTCAGTACCCTCAATAATGGTAACCCCCGCTGGGCGGATATTGGCAACATGAGATTTGTTTTGGAGAGAGTTGGGCCGGTCACCCAGGGGGGGATTATTCCAGCTAAAATATTGTCCTCCTGGCGTACCTCGGATGGTTCACCGTTACTGTTCATCAGAAATTCGGCGTTTACCGTTAACGTACAAGGATGCTCGGTGAGCACTAAAAATGTTAGCGTCCCGATGGGCACGGTACATCGCAGCAAGTTCAGAGGTGTCGGCAGTACTGCGGGCCACGGTGAGGGGAATATCGCTTTGCAGTGTGATGCGGCAGTCGCTCCCACAGTTACTTTCAGTGGAGCCCACGATCCTGAAACTTCAGCCGAGGTCTTGGCGCTTAACAATCTTGGGGACGCTAATGTCGCCAGCGGTGTTGGTATACAGATGTTGTATAAAAACACCCCCATTACATTGGATAGCCCTATCGCACTGGGTAAATTAAGCGGGCCAATGGCGGTCAATATTCCTTTCAGCGCCCGCTATTACCAAACGGCCTCCACCATCAAAGGCGGTGATGCCAACGCAACGGCATATTTCACGATTAACTATGAATAG